The Salegentibacter mishustinae genome includes a window with the following:
- a CDS encoding DUF2975 domain-containing protein — protein MLFFDFQFLIEINNNITTEFTWKTTMIVLANVIVSGISIYIIYLLRKLIRSFFKEEIFSRLQISLFNLIGQLIVLCTIAQFFIDFFANLILENRAKLSFTIDSAFDSSLFILALGLFFIYLGKLFSKSRELKQENELTV, from the coding sequence ATGCTTTTCTTCGACTTTCAATTCCTTATCGAGATCAACAATAATATTACAACAGAATTTACCTGGAAAACCACAATGATTGTTTTAGCCAACGTGATAGTTTCGGGAATTTCCATCTATATAATATATTTACTACGAAAACTTATCAGAAGCTTTTTTAAAGAAGAGATATTTAGTCGACTACAGATATCACTATTTAATCTAATCGGGCAATTAATTGTTCTCTGTACAATCGCTCAGTTTTTCATAGACTTTTTCGCAAACCTAATTTTAGAAAACAGAGCAAAATTAAGTTTCACTATAGATTCAGCCTTTGACTCTTCGCTTTTTATACTAGCCCTAGGTTTATTTTTTATCTATCTTGGAAAGCTTTTTTCGAAATCGAGAGAACTTAAACAAGAAAACGAACTAACCGTTTAG
- a CDS encoding helix-turn-helix domain-containing protein yields the protein MPININLDKILDERGMKSNELAEKIGITTANLSILKTGKAKAVRFSTLEAICEALECQPGDILEYTEN from the coding sequence ATGCCAATTAACATCAACCTGGATAAAATTCTGGACGAACGTGGGATGAAAAGCAATGAACTGGCTGAGAAAATTGGGATTACCACGGCAAATCTTTCCATATTAAAAACAGGAAAAGCAAAAGCGGTTCGATTTTCTACTTTAGAGGCGATTTGCGAAGCTTTAGAATGCCAGCCGGGAGATATTCTAGAATATACCGAAAACTAA
- a CDS encoding FoF1 ATP synthase subunit delta/epsilon codes for MYLEIVTPEAVVFKADVDAVKVPGNDGEFQMLNNHAPIVSTLVEGEVKIQLAASNKELDDELSEDFRKDKGNSNILYYTIKGGVLEMKDNKAIILAD; via the coding sequence ATGTACTTAGAAATAGTAACTCCTGAAGCTGTAGTTTTTAAAGCTGATGTTGATGCAGTAAAAGTTCCCGGAAACGACGGTGAATTCCAAATGCTGAACAATCACGCGCCTATAGTTTCTACATTGGTTGAAGGGGAAGTTAAAATTCAACTTGCCGCCTCTAATAAGGAATTAGACGATGAGCTTTCTGAAGATTTTAGGAAAGATAAAGGGAATAGTAATATTCTTTATTATACTATAAAAGGCGGAGTTTTAGAAATGAAAGATAATAAAGCTATTATTTTAGCTGATTAA
- the atpD gene encoding F0F1 ATP synthase subunit beta, whose translation MSKVTGKVAQIIGPVVDVVFDSENAELPKIYDSLEITRKDGSILVLEVQSHIGEETVRTVSMDSTDGLSRGVEVVATGAPIQMPIGKDVYGRLFNVVGDAIDGLGNLPKAGKDGMSIHREAPKFEDLSVSTEVLFTGIKVIDLIEPYAKGGKIGLFGGAGVGKTVLIQELINNIAKGHGGLSVFAGVGERTREGNDLLREMLESGIIKYGDAFSESMEEGGWDLKKVDKTAMLDSKATFVFGQMNEPPGARARVALSGLTIAEYFRDGAGEGQGKDVLFFVDNIFRFTQAGSEVSALLGRMPSAVGYQPTLATEMGAMQERITSTKNGSITSVQAVYVPADDLTDPAPATTFAHLDATTVLSRKIAELGIYPAVDPLESTSRILTADILGDDHYKCAQRVKELLQRYKELQDIIAILGMEELSEEDKLAVSRARRVQRFLSQPFHVAEQFTGLKGVLVDIKDTIKGFNMIMGGELDHLPESAFNLKGTIEDAIEAGEKMLAEED comes from the coding sequence ATGTCTAAAGTAACAGGTAAAGTTGCCCAAATTATTGGCCCTGTAGTTGATGTTGTGTTCGACTCAGAGAATGCTGAATTGCCAAAAATCTACGATTCTTTGGAAATCACCAGAAAAGATGGTTCCATTTTAGTTTTAGAGGTGCAATCACACATTGGTGAAGAAACAGTAAGAACCGTTTCTATGGATTCTACTGATGGTTTAAGCCGTGGAGTTGAAGTGGTAGCAACAGGGGCGCCTATACAAATGCCAATTGGTAAAGATGTATATGGCCGTTTGTTTAACGTAGTAGGAGATGCTATTGACGGGCTTGGGAATCTGCCTAAGGCCGGAAAAGATGGAATGTCTATCCACAGGGAAGCACCAAAATTTGAAGACCTATCTGTTTCTACAGAAGTTTTATTTACCGGGATTAAAGTAATTGACCTTATTGAGCCTTATGCAAAAGGTGGTAAAATTGGTCTTTTTGGTGGTGCTGGTGTTGGTAAAACCGTACTTATTCAGGAATTAATTAACAATATCGCTAAAGGCCACGGTGGTCTTTCGGTATTTGCCGGAGTAGGAGAGCGCACTCGTGAAGGAAATGACCTTCTTCGAGAAATGCTTGAATCTGGTATTATAAAATATGGAGACGCTTTTTCTGAATCTATGGAAGAAGGCGGTTGGGATCTTAAAAAAGTAGATAAAACTGCTATGTTAGATTCTAAAGCAACTTTCGTTTTCGGGCAAATGAACGAACCACCTGGAGCACGTGCTCGAGTAGCACTTTCTGGACTTACAATTGCGGAATATTTCCGTGATGGAGCTGGAGAAGGCCAGGGGAAAGACGTTCTTTTCTTCGTAGATAACATTTTCCGTTTTACTCAGGCAGGTTCAGAGGTATCTGCACTTCTTGGACGTATGCCATCTGCGGTAGGTTACCAACCAACTTTGGCAACAGAGATGGGGGCGATGCAGGAGCGTATTACTTCAACTAAAAACGGATCTATTACATCTGTACAGGCGGTTTACGTACCTGCAGATGACCTTACTGACCCGGCACCGGCAACAACATTTGCCCACCTGGATGCAACAACGGTACTTTCACGTAAAATTGCTGAGCTTGGTATTTATCCTGCAGTAGATCCATTAGAATCTACTTCAAGAATTCTTACTGCCGATATTTTAGGTGACGATCATTATAAGTGTGCACAACGAGTAAAAGAGCTTTTACAGCGTTATAAAGAGTTGCAGGATATTATTGCTATTCTTGGTATGGAAGAGCTTTCTGAAGAAGATAAGCTTGCTGTATCTCGGGCAAGACGTGTGCAACGTTTCCTTTCTCAACCTTTCCACGTGGCCGAGCAGTTTACCGGTTTAAAAGGAGTTTTGGTTGATATTAAAGATACCATTAAAGGATTTAATATGATTATGGGTGGAGAATTAGATCATCTTCCAGAATCTGCCTTTAACCTTAAAGGGACTATAGAGGATGCGATCGAGGCCGGAGAGAAAATGTTGGCTGAAGAAGACTAA
- the glmS gene encoding glutamine--fructose-6-phosphate transaminase (isomerizing): MCGIVGYIGHRDAYPVVLKGLQRLEYRGYDSAGIALYDGNELKMCKTQGKVADLKEKLENTITTNGNVAIGHTRWATHGVPNDVNSHPHYSNSGDIVIIHNGIIENYDALKKELKTRGYTFESDTDTEVLVNLIEDVIINEGVKLGKAVQIALNQTVGAYAIAVYNKTKPDEIVVARLGSPLAIGVGEDEFFIASDASPFIEYTNNAIYLEDGEMAVVRRGKEVRVRKIQDDTLVDPYIQELQLNLEQIEKGGYEHFMLKEIHEQPTAIKDTYRGRMLADEGLIRMAGVDDNLERIANAKRILIVACGTSWHAGLVAEYIFEELARIPVEVEYASEFRYRNPIISEKDVIIAISQSGETADTMAAIKLAKEKGAFAFGVCNVVGSSISRETHAGAYTHAGPEIGVASTKAFTTQITVLTLMALKLAKQNGTISHTEFMTYLQEMERIPAKIEKALKGDEHIKMIADIYKDARNCLYLGRGFNFPVALEGALKLKEISYIHAEGYPAAEMKHGPIALIDEEMPVVVIATKRGHYEKVVSNIQEIKSRKGKIIAIVTEGDEEVRDLADHVIEVPETLEPLTPLLTTIPLQLLSYHIAVLLGKNVDQPRNLAKSVTVE; this comes from the coding sequence ATGTGCGGAATTGTAGGATATATTGGGCATAGGGATGCATATCCCGTTGTCCTTAAAGGACTCCAGAGACTTGAATATCGTGGATATGATAGTGCAGGGATTGCCCTTTATGACGGTAATGAACTCAAAATGTGTAAAACACAGGGTAAAGTTGCTGATCTAAAAGAGAAACTTGAAAATACTATTACTACCAACGGGAATGTGGCGATTGGTCATACACGTTGGGCAACCCACGGGGTTCCAAACGATGTAAACAGTCACCCTCATTATTCTAATTCTGGTGATATTGTAATAATTCACAATGGAATTATCGAAAATTACGATGCACTTAAAAAAGAGCTGAAAACTCGTGGTTATACTTTTGAAAGTGATACCGATACTGAAGTTTTAGTAAATCTTATAGAAGATGTAATTATTAACGAAGGTGTTAAACTTGGGAAAGCAGTTCAAATTGCTTTGAATCAAACTGTTGGGGCATATGCGATCGCGGTTTACAATAAAACCAAGCCAGACGAGATCGTAGTAGCGCGTTTAGGTAGCCCTTTAGCTATTGGCGTTGGAGAAGATGAATTCTTTATCGCTTCAGATGCATCTCCGTTTATAGAATACACCAACAATGCAATTTACCTGGAAGATGGTGAAATGGCAGTGGTGCGAAGAGGTAAAGAAGTTAGGGTTAGGAAAATTCAGGATGATACTTTGGTAGATCCTTATATTCAGGAGCTTCAGCTTAATCTTGAGCAAATTGAAAAAGGTGGATATGAGCATTTTATGCTTAAGGAGATTCACGAACAACCTACTGCAATTAAAGATACTTATCGCGGTAGAATGTTGGCCGACGAAGGTTTAATTAGAATGGCCGGGGTAGACGATAACCTGGAGCGTATTGCCAATGCAAAACGAATTCTTATTGTTGCTTGTGGAACCAGCTGGCACGCCGGTTTGGTTGCTGAATATATTTTTGAGGAGCTTGCGAGAATTCCTGTTGAAGTAGAATATGCTTCAGAGTTTAGGTATCGTAATCCTATTATTTCAGAAAAAGATGTAATTATAGCTATCTCCCAGAGTGGAGAAACTGCCGATACCATGGCGGCTATAAAATTGGCTAAAGAAAAAGGAGCTTTTGCTTTTGGAGTTTGTAATGTGGTTGGTTCTTCAATCTCAAGAGAAACTCATGCGGGTGCTTATACTCACGCCGGGCCTGAAATTGGGGTGGCTTCAACAAAAGCCTTTACTACTCAAATTACGGTGCTTACTTTAATGGCTCTTAAACTTGCAAAACAAAACGGGACGATCTCTCATACAGAGTTTATGACCTATTTGCAGGAAATGGAGCGTATTCCTGCAAAAATAGAGAAAGCATTAAAAGGTGATGAACATATAAAAATGATTGCCGATATTTATAAAGATGCCAGGAACTGCCTTTATTTAGGTAGAGGGTTTAACTTCCCGGTAGCTTTAGAAGGAGCGCTTAAACTTAAAGAGATTTCCTATATTCACGCTGAGGGTTATCCTGCTGCCGAGATGAAACACGGTCCAATTGCGCTTATCGATGAAGAAATGCCGGTGGTGGTTATTGCAACCAAGAGAGGCCATTACGAAAAAGTAGTGAGTAACATTCAGGAAATTAAATCTAGAAAAGGTAAAATCATCGCTATTGTTACTGAAGGTGATGAAGAAGTGAGAGATCTTGCCGATCACGTGATCGAAGTGCCAGAAACTTTAGAGCCGCTAACGCCGCTTCTAACAACTATTCCGCTTCAGTTATTGTCATACCATATTGCGGTATTGCTTGGGAAGAATGTAGATCAACCAAGGAATTTGGCGAAATCTGTTACGGTTGAGTAA
- a CDS encoding DUF4270 domain-containing protein: MNLMRMMYKTATLLVVVFAFVACDDEYSTVGGEIIENPSNLELEEVEVTAYSKKINSVQTNNLGNHLLGVFNHPIYGQTTASILSQVSLPTNNPTFGVEPELDSVVLTIPYFSTEGELDTDGNIEYVLDSIYGNTPIKISVQESNYYLNDLDPEADFQERQKYYSDQQDLFEQNLVGDVIYENDNFIPSPRAIVSYEENAEGQQDTITSGPALRVKLPVDYFQEKIIAKEGSSVLSNNNNFKNYLRGMFIKAEPTAEDGTMIFFNLQDSDAGIELFYTTEVETSTDNGGTETVRSPRNYQLNFGSTIVNTFEGEYPGDVLQAIEESNEDTGAEKLFLNGGEGTMTIVELFESEAQIEAFRENNWLINEANLSFYVDQDFASEINEPTRIYLYDLDNNRIIADYNFALNFVQDGNENNPATSLSSFSTPLERDEDGNGIRYKLNVTQHVNNIIENETENVRLGLAVTQNINITNNAAVRNTEDVEFYPVMGVVTPQGTVLHGNLSNDEEKRLKLRIYYTEIN; this comes from the coding sequence ATGAATTTAATGAGAATGATGTATAAAACAGCAACTTTACTTGTTGTTGTTTTTGCTTTTGTGGCATGTGATGATGAGTATAGTACCGTTGGCGGTGAAATTATCGAAAACCCGAGTAATCTTGAATTAGAGGAAGTTGAGGTAACTGCTTACAGTAAAAAGATCAATTCAGTACAAACAAATAATTTGGGTAACCATTTGCTGGGTGTTTTTAATCACCCAATTTACGGACAAACTACGGCAAGTATACTTAGCCAAGTTTCTTTGCCTACCAATAATCCTACTTTTGGGGTGGAGCCAGAGCTTGATAGCGTGGTGTTAACCATTCCTTACTTTAGTACAGAAGGAGAATTAGATACAGACGGAAATATAGAGTACGTTTTAGATTCGATTTATGGAAATACCCCAATTAAAATCTCTGTACAGGAATCTAATTATTATCTAAATGATCTGGATCCTGAAGCAGATTTTCAGGAACGCCAAAAATATTATTCAGACCAACAAGACCTATTTGAGCAAAACCTTGTTGGGGATGTGATTTATGAAAATGATAATTTTATACCCTCGCCAAGAGCTATTGTTTCTTATGAAGAAAATGCAGAAGGTCAGCAGGACACGATTACTTCAGGGCCTGCTTTAAGAGTTAAACTTCCGGTAGATTATTTTCAGGAGAAAATTATAGCGAAAGAAGGTTCCAGCGTACTTAGTAATAACAATAATTTTAAAAATTACTTACGCGGAATGTTCATTAAAGCTGAACCAACGGCAGAGGATGGTACAATGATCTTCTTTAATCTGCAGGATTCAGATGCCGGGATAGAGCTTTTTTATACCACCGAGGTTGAAACAAGTACAGATAATGGTGGCACTGAAACAGTAAGAAGCCCCAGAAACTACCAATTGAATTTTGGAAGCACTATTGTAAATACATTTGAAGGAGAATATCCTGGAGATGTGTTACAGGCTATTGAGGAATCGAACGAAGATACCGGTGCAGAAAAACTTTTCCTTAATGGAGGGGAAGGCACTATGACTATTGTAGAACTTTTTGAAAGTGAAGCGCAAATAGAGGCTTTTAGAGAAAACAACTGGCTTATTAATGAAGCTAATCTTAGCTTTTATGTAGATCAGGATTTCGCTAGTGAAATTAATGAACCAACACGAATTTATCTTTACGATTTAGATAATAATAGAATTATTGCCGATTATAATTTCGCTTTGAATTTTGTTCAGGACGGGAATGAGAATAATCCGGCTACCTCACTTTCTTCCTTCTCCACTCCTTTAGAAAGAGATGAAGATGGCAATGGAATACGTTATAAACTAAATGTAACTCAGCACGTTAATAATATTATTGAAAATGAAACCGAAAATGTAAGGTTAGGTTTGGCTGTTACGCAAAATATAAACATTACCAATAATGCGGCTGTTAGAAATACTGAAGATGTAGAGTTTTATCCCGTAATGGGTGTGGTGACCCCGCAAGGAACCGTTTTGCACGGAAACCTTTCAAATGACGAAGAAAAGCGATTAAAGCTTAGAATTTATTATACAGAGATTAATTAA
- a CDS encoding glycogen/starch synthase: MKDKRILYVSSEVIPYLPETEISSTSFEAAKMVNNIGGQIRIFMPRFGNINERRHQLHEVIRLSGMNLVINDLDMPLIIKVASIPKERMQVYFIDNEDYFKRKATLTDEEGNLFEDNDERAIFFAKGVIETVKKLNWSPDIIHVHGWLASLLPLYLRRYYGNEPLFSGAKIVTSVYNQDFEGTLDEDMQEKVLYDGMEKEDIKHLKTPNFVNLMKLAADHSDAIITAGENIPEDLSKYLSRLNKPLLPYKNREEFSQAYQDFYTNEVLSE, encoded by the coding sequence ATGAAAGATAAGAGGATATTATACGTATCATCTGAAGTTATTCCTTACCTACCCGAAACCGAAATATCATCCACGTCTTTTGAAGCCGCAAAAATGGTAAACAATATTGGAGGGCAAATCAGAATTTTTATGCCTCGGTTTGGTAATATCAACGAACGTCGCCATCAACTTCACGAAGTGATAAGACTTTCAGGGATGAATTTGGTGATTAATGACCTGGATATGCCATTAATTATAAAAGTGGCTTCTATTCCGAAGGAAAGAATGCAGGTTTACTTTATAGATAACGAAGATTATTTTAAAAGAAAAGCTACCCTTACCGATGAAGAAGGTAATTTGTTTGAAGATAATGACGAACGGGCTATCTTTTTTGCAAAAGGTGTAATAGAAACCGTTAAGAAATTAAACTGGTCGCCCGATATTATTCACGTTCACGGCTGGCTGGCATCCTTGCTTCCGCTATACCTTAGAAGATACTATGGTAACGAGCCGTTATTTAGTGGCGCGAAAATTGTTACTTCTGTATACAATCAAGACTTCGAAGGAACGTTAGATGAAGATATGCAGGAAAAGGTATTGTATGATGGGATGGAAAAAGAAGATATAAAACATCTGAAAACCCCAAACTTTGTTAATTTAATGAAGCTTGCAGCAGATCATTCAGATGCGATAATCACCGCAGGTGAAAATATTCCGGAAGATCTTTCTAAATACCTAAGTAGGCTTAATAAGCCGCTACTTCCTTATAAAAACAGGGAGGAGTTTAGCCAGGCTTATCAGGATTTTTATACTAACGAAGTTTTATCTGAATAG
- the panC gene encoding pantoate--beta-alanine ligase, translated as MQVFKEKTPLQEAIKAAKSKAETIGLVPTMGALHQGHLSLVKQALEVCDRVIISIFVNPTQFDNPKDLEKYPRTLPEDIKLLEEASSNLWVFAPTANELYGDNISSEQFNFDGLEQVMEGKHRKGHFDGVGTIVKRLFEIITPHKAFFGEKDFQQLQIVRKLIEKTGLPVEIIGCPILREDNGLARSSRNERLNTNEREKASFIYQTLLKVKELFGTKSAEYIHNWVKEQFTNHPVLKLEYFEIADTRTLEKINRKRKGNTYRAFIAAYVDDIRLIDNIALNNEE; from the coding sequence ATGCAGGTTTTCAAAGAAAAAACCCCTTTACAAGAGGCGATTAAAGCCGCAAAATCTAAAGCTGAAACCATTGGTTTGGTCCCCACTATGGGCGCCTTACATCAGGGTCACTTATCATTGGTAAAACAGGCTTTGGAAGTCTGTGACCGGGTGATTATCAGCATTTTTGTCAATCCCACTCAATTTGACAATCCCAAGGATCTGGAAAAATATCCGCGTACTTTACCGGAAGACATTAAACTCCTGGAAGAGGCCAGTTCAAACCTGTGGGTTTTTGCTCCTACCGCTAACGAGTTATACGGTGATAATATAAGTTCTGAGCAGTTTAATTTTGACGGTTTAGAGCAAGTGATGGAAGGAAAACACCGAAAAGGACATTTTGACGGGGTAGGAACCATCGTAAAAAGATTGTTCGAAATAATTACTCCTCACAAAGCTTTTTTTGGTGAAAAAGATTTCCAACAGTTACAAATTGTAAGGAAATTAATCGAAAAAACAGGGCTTCCGGTAGAAATAATAGGTTGCCCCATTTTACGAGAAGATAATGGTTTAGCAAGAAGTTCCAGGAATGAAAGGTTAAATACAAATGAGCGGGAAAAAGCTTCTTTTATTTATCAAACCCTGCTTAAGGTCAAAGAATTATTTGGCACAAAAAGTGCAGAATATATCCACAACTGGGTAAAAGAGCAATTCACAAATCATCCTGTTTTAAAACTGGAATATTTTGAGATTGCTGATACCCGAACATTAGAAAAAATTAACCGAAAAAGAAAAGGCAATACCTACCGTGCATTTATCGCAGCCTATGTTGACGATATTAGGCTTATAGACAACATTGCCCTAAATAACGAGGAATAA
- the panD gene encoding aspartate 1-decarboxylase, producing the protein MQVHVVKSKIHRVKVTGADLNYIGSITIDEDLMEAANIIEGEKVQIVNNNNGERLETYVIPGPRNTGEITLNGAAARKVAKGDILILIAYAIMDFEEAKAFKPSLVFPNEETNLLS; encoded by the coding sequence ATGCAAGTTCACGTAGTAAAATCTAAAATTCACAGAGTAAAAGTTACAGGTGCCGATCTTAATTACATTGGAAGTATTACCATAGATGAAGATCTTATGGAAGCTGCCAATATAATTGAGGGTGAAAAAGTTCAAATTGTTAACAACAATAATGGTGAACGTTTAGAAACTTATGTAATCCCTGGACCAAGAAACACGGGTGAGATCACTTTAAACGGTGCTGCCGCCAGGAAAGTAGCTAAAGGTGATATTTTAATCCTAATCGCTTATGCTATTATGGATTTTGAAGAAGCCAAAGCTTTTAAACCTTCGCTGGTTTTCCCAAACGAAGAAACCAATCTTTTGAGCTAG
- a CDS encoding lysylphosphatidylglycerol synthase transmembrane domain-containing protein, whose amino-acid sequence MNKRIVKILKIILPLLLGVFLVWYSLNSATPEEREELWLNILNANPWFLLLSMIFGGLSHLSRAYRWKFMLEPMGYKPRLPNSFMAVMAGYLANFGIPRSGEVLRAASLSSYEKIPFEKAFGTIISERIADVVVMLSITAFTLLLQTEYLLAYFNTHDINPLTSFGILVALLLVGILALQFIKRSQLSFLVRIKKMARGLLEGMRSIFRMKQKWAFIFHTLFIWLMYILMFYVIIFAVPGMENTEFSVIMAAFVVGSFAISATNGGIGVYPVAIGAILVVFGISKQTGEAFGWITWGTQTLLVLLLGGLSFIFLPIFNRQK is encoded by the coding sequence TTGAACAAGAGAATAGTCAAAATACTTAAAATCATACTCCCATTATTATTGGGAGTTTTTTTAGTTTGGTATTCTCTAAACAGCGCCACTCCAGAAGAACGGGAAGAATTATGGCTAAATATTTTAAATGCCAACCCGTGGTTTCTATTACTTTCCATGATTTTTGGTGGGCTTTCCCACCTTTCACGTGCATACCGGTGGAAGTTTATGCTAGAGCCTATGGGCTATAAACCCAGATTACCTAACAGTTTTATGGCTGTAATGGCCGGCTACCTGGCAAATTTCGGGATTCCACGATCGGGAGAAGTTTTGCGCGCAGCCAGTCTTTCTTCCTACGAAAAGATTCCTTTTGAAAAAGCTTTTGGAACCATTATTTCTGAAAGAATTGCCGATGTAGTGGTTATGCTAAGCATTACCGCATTTACACTATTGCTGCAAACCGAATATTTACTGGCTTATTTCAATACTCATGACATTAATCCTTTAACCAGTTTTGGGATACTAGTAGCCTTACTATTAGTAGGCATTTTGGCGCTTCAGTTTATTAAAAGATCCCAGCTTTCCTTTTTGGTTCGAATCAAAAAAATGGCGCGCGGACTTTTAGAAGGAATGCGCAGTATATTCAGAATGAAACAAAAATGGGCATTTATCTTCCATACTTTGTTTATCTGGTTAATGTACATTTTAATGTTTTACGTAATTATTTTTGCAGTACCGGGAATGGAAAACACCGAATTTTCTGTGATTATGGCAGCATTTGTAGTTGGTTCTTTTGCAATTTCGGCCACAAATGGCGGAATTGGCGTTTATCCTGTTGCAATTGGCGCTATTCTGGTTGTTTTCGGAATCTCTAAGCAAACCGGCGAAGCTTTTGGCTGGATTACCTGGGGCACTCAAACCTTACTGGTACTGCTCCTGGGCGGACTTTCCTTCATATTTCTTCCTATTTTCAACCGTCAGAAATAA